The following proteins are co-located in the Haloarcula marismortui ATCC 43049 genome:
- a CDS encoding HNH endonuclease: protein MCGRSPEEWRNTTKGERRQNKSSLHHINGDDTDDCVANVIPLCQSCHVHVHKVDEPPYRQWHRQLLIEHRNAWNAHYKEYYEGPRLTSAQAEYFFGDGKGTPKSVKYRRHEPEPTDAGDESRSSEDVSTAADSGDAAGDESDGVSNESGKDTDTTTARRGVDPDLDPETVSIEYAPGNAARRRIRFVDRDDGHGWWKLEEEWTGHRWRPVGRAPVTDVDITTY, encoded by the coding sequence CTCCTTGCACCACATCAACGGCGACGACACCGACGATTGCGTCGCGAACGTGATCCCGCTGTGTCAAAGCTGTCATGTCCATGTCCACAAGGTCGATGAACCGCCCTATCGGCAGTGGCACCGCCAACTCCTGATCGAACACCGCAACGCCTGGAACGCCCACTACAAGGAGTACTACGAGGGTCCACGGCTGACCAGCGCCCAAGCCGAGTACTTCTTCGGTGACGGGAAGGGCACGCCAAAGAGCGTGAAGTACCGTCGCCACGAACCCGAACCGACGGATGCTGGCGACGAGTCACGCAGTTCCGAGGACGTGTCGACAGCGGCGGACTCTGGGGACGCTGCCGGCGACGAGTCGGACGGTGTGTCAAACGAGAGCGGTAAGGACACAGACACGACGACAGCACGCCGCGGTGTTGACCCGGATCTCGATCCGGAAACAGTGAGCATCGAATATGCCCCGGGCAACGCCGCCCGCCGGCGGATTCGGTTCGTCGACCGCGATGACGGCCACGGCTGGTGGAAGCTTGAGGAAGAGTGGACCGGCCATCGCTGGCGGCCGGTCGGGCGAGCGCCCGTCACCGACGTCGATATCACGACCTACTGA
- a CDS encoding DUF3368 domain-containing protein: MGFPRLQALEDVNSVGATPLYSRLHGNSNLSDADAAVLACADDHNGVAVIDETYGRDVAAAEGITTRGTAFLVLKCTKQGTISSDDARTIIDAMVDEGWYCAPAVYTKILQKLETLSD, encoded by the coding sequence GTGGGATTCCCGCGCCTTCAGGCGCTGGAGGATGTCAACTCGGTTGGGGCAACCCCACTCTACTCGCGGCTCCACGGAAATAGCAATCTAAGTGACGCTGACGCCGCTGTTCTCGCCTGCGCTGACGACCACAATGGTGTTGCCGTAATAGATGAGACGTACGGGCGAGACGTTGCGGCCGCCGAGGGGATCACCACACGGGGCACAGCATTTCTCGTCCTGAAATGCACGAAACAGGGCACGATTAGCAGCGACGATGCACGCACCATCATCGATGCGATGGTCGACGAGGGGTGGTACTGTGCGCCTGCTGTCTACACAAAGATTCTACAGAAGCTTGAGACACTCTCCGACTGA
- a CDS encoding RNA-guided endonuclease InsQ/TnpB family protein, whose amino-acid sequence MAKQVVKRTIIGSITNHQQVQDDLDSLGFAASKLWNVARWTTGRIWNETGHIPEDGELKSYLKSHERYSDLHSQSSQRVLEELSEAFTGWYGKRRNGDSKANPPAYRKHNDEHPRSTLTFKGAGFKLDTTNGRLRLSKGENLKEYWSDFVLCDIQIRPDVDLSAIESVQQVRAVWNKQRNEWELHVVCNVTVDIPENSAEKTVGIDLGICNFAALAFENQESELYPLNCLKQDDYYYSKHIARCDDSSSEEATRLHAKKSNRRTHYFHTLSKHIVERCVDENVGVIAIGDLSGIREDEDGEMKDWGKHGNLDLHSWAFDRFTDMLEYKAEEVGISVKRVSEENTSKSCSSCGCERDTNRVERGLYVCNECELVANADVNGAENIRQQVSPNPRSEDRSNGWLAQPSTLLFDKETGVFAPQEQVVS is encoded by the coding sequence ATGGCGAAACAGGTCGTCAAACGCACTATAATTGGTTCAATCACGAACCACCAGCAAGTGCAAGACGACCTTGATTCGCTTGGATTCGCCGCCAGTAAACTCTGGAACGTCGCCCGCTGGACAACCGGTCGTATCTGGAACGAAACTGGCCACATCCCCGAGGATGGCGAACTCAAATCGTACCTCAAATCTCACGAACGCTATAGTGACCTGCATTCACAGTCAAGTCAGCGAGTTCTCGAAGAACTCTCTGAAGCGTTCACTGGTTGGTACGGGAAACGCCGGAACGGAGACTCGAAAGCGAATCCACCAGCATATCGCAAACACAACGACGAGCATCCACGCTCAACGCTCACGTTCAAAGGCGCTGGTTTCAAGCTCGATACTACCAACGGTCGACTCAGACTCTCAAAAGGTGAAAACCTGAAAGAGTACTGGTCGGACTTCGTTCTCTGTGACATCCAAATACGACCTGACGTTGACCTCTCTGCGATTGAGAGCGTCCAGCAGGTTCGTGCTGTCTGGAATAAGCAACGAAACGAATGGGAACTCCACGTCGTCTGCAATGTCACAGTTGATATTCCAGAGAACAGCGCGGAGAAAACCGTCGGTATCGACCTTGGAATCTGTAACTTTGCCGCCCTTGCCTTTGAGAATCAGGAGTCTGAGCTATACCCGTTGAACTGCCTCAAACAGGATGATTACTACTACAGCAAGCATATTGCTCGCTGTGATGATTCATCTTCTGAGGAGGCAACACGGTTGCACGCCAAGAAATCCAATCGTCGCACTCACTACTTCCACACGCTCTCAAAGCACATCGTGGAAAGATGTGTTGACGAGAACGTTGGTGTGATTGCAATCGGTGACCTCAGTGGCATCCGCGAGGACGAAGACGGTGAAATGAAGGATTGGGGCAAGCACGGGAACTTGGACTTGCACTCGTGGGCATTCGACCGATTCACAGACATGCTTGAATACAAGGCTGAAGAAGTTGGTATCTCTGTCAAGCGTGTGTCCGAAGAGAACACCTCAAAGTCGTGTTCCTCGTGTGGTTGTGAGCGTGACACGAATCGCGTTGAGCGTGGGTTGTACGTGTGCAATGAGTGTGAACTGGTTGCGAATGCTGACGTGAATGGTGCTGAAAACATTCGACAACAAGTATCTCCGAATCCTCGTAGCGAGGATAGGAGTAACGGCTGGTTGGCACAGCCATCAACGCTCCTGTTTGACAAGGAAACTGGTGTATTTGCACCTCAAGAACAGGTAGTGTCGTAA
- a CDS encoding UPF0175 family protein, which yields MGTISARVPDELEAELDAYLDEENLDRSTAVRKLLSEGLDEWRREQALDQLAAGSITFSRAAEMAGLSVWDFAQLAKERDITWVADDHLDADLEAL from the coding sequence ATGGGAACAATCTCTGCACGAGTACCCGACGAGTTAGAAGCCGAACTCGACGCGTATCTCGATGAGGAGAACCTCGACCGGAGTACAGCCGTTCGAAAACTCCTCTCGGAGGGACTCGACGAGTGGCGTCGCGAACAGGCCCTCGACCAGCTTGCAGCCGGGTCCATCACGTTCAGCAGGGCGGCTGAAATGGCAGGACTGTCCGTCTGGGACTTTGCTCAACTCGCCAAGGAGCGTGATATCACCTGGGTCGCAGACGATCATCTCGACGCCGATCTCGAGGCACTGTGA
- a CDS encoding orc1/cdc6 family replication initiation protein: MATFTRDTEIFRNEDMLREDYQPDSITAREDEISTYMAALQPIVNGAQPRNIFLYGKTGVGKTAVSRYLLKQLQRDTDQYDDVDLSLCWLNCTNLSSSYQVAVNLVNQLRPRDDRISTTGYPQQRVFDILYEELDQIGGTILLVLDEIDHIGSDDEILYEIPQARSNGYLSEAKPGVIGISNDFGFRDNLSPKVKDTLCEEEIHFSPYNAPELRAILEERVTGAMYDDAVDDAVIALCAAIAAQDTGSARQALDILYKSGEIARTNGEERLTEDHVHQAREKLEQSQVEHGMRELTKHGHLALVAMLQLAFEQETPARIRDVYPLYRRIAEGSNVDPLVRRRMHDHLADLAMLGILGRQMKNEGRAGGHYYQYEFDVGLDIVGDVVRDFDSIALPTSVATQIT, encoded by the coding sequence ATGGCTACGTTCACACGGGATACGGAGATCTTCCGCAACGAGGACATGCTCCGTGAGGATTACCAGCCGGATTCGATTACCGCTCGCGAAGACGAAATTTCGACGTACATGGCCGCGCTTCAGCCGATTGTCAACGGCGCACAACCTAGAAATATTTTCTTGTACGGAAAAACGGGTGTCGGAAAGACGGCGGTGTCCCGCTATCTGTTGAAGCAACTACAGCGAGATACGGACCAGTACGACGATGTTGACCTCTCGTTGTGCTGGCTCAACTGTACGAATCTATCGTCATCCTATCAAGTTGCGGTCAACCTCGTGAATCAACTGCGACCCAGAGACGACCGGATTAGCACAACCGGGTATCCACAACAGCGCGTGTTCGACATCTTGTACGAGGAACTCGATCAGATCGGCGGGACGATTCTCCTCGTCCTTGACGAGATCGACCATATCGGCAGCGACGACGAGATCCTGTACGAGATTCCGCAAGCCCGGTCGAACGGCTACCTCTCGGAGGCGAAACCGGGCGTGATCGGCATCAGCAACGATTTCGGCTTTCGCGACAACCTCTCTCCGAAGGTGAAAGACACCCTTTGTGAGGAAGAGATTCACTTCTCGCCGTACAACGCTCCAGAACTGCGTGCCATACTCGAAGAGCGAGTGACCGGTGCGATGTACGACGACGCGGTGGATGACGCCGTGATTGCGTTGTGCGCCGCTATCGCGGCGCAGGACACGGGCAGCGCCCGTCAGGCATTGGACATTCTTTATAAGTCCGGTGAGATTGCGCGGACGAACGGCGAGGAGCGACTGACGGAGGACCACGTTCATCAGGCTCGTGAAAAACTCGAGCAGAGCCAAGTCGAACACGGGATGCGTGAGCTGACGAAACACGGGCATCTCGCGCTCGTGGCGATGTTACAGCTTGCATTCGAGCAGGAGACCCCGGCACGGATTCGCGACGTGTATCCGCTATATCGACGTATCGCAGAGGGCTCTAATGTCGACCCGCTCGTCCGTCGCCGCATGCACGACCATCTCGCGGACCTGGCGATGCTCGGCATCCTTGGGCGACAGATGAAAAATGAGGGGCGGGCAGGTGGGCACTACTACCAGTACGAGTTCGATGTTGGTTTGGATATCGTCGGTGACGTGGTCCGAGATTTCGACTCTATCGCGCTCCCAACGAGCGTGGCGACACAGATCACGTAA